The genomic segment CGGCCTGGGCCTTGGGACTCGCGGCCTTCAACCTGAGCCTGTATTTCGCGCTGAACGCCGTCCTGAAGCGCCGCTGGATCGGACGCGCCCTGTCGGTCTTGAAGCGCCCGTACGTCGCGCGTTTGATCGACCATATCCGCGACGCCGAAGGCAAGGCCGCGGCGTTTTCCGGGCGGCGTCCGGGCGACTACGCGTCGATCGCCGCCTTCCAGGCGTGCGCGCGCGTCGCGGGCTTCGCGACCCTGTGGCTGGCCCTCCGGTTCTTGGGTTACGGCTACGCGTTTCCGCTTTGCCTCCTGATCTACACGCTGACCGAGCTCGCCACCTACGCGGTCGCCCTCCTGCCGACAAAGATCGGAACGACGGAAGGGTCCACGTATCTCATCTTCGAATTCCTAGGGCTCCAGGGCCCGCTTGGGGCCATTCTCCAGATCGTCCTCCGGATCAAGCAACTCGCCATTGTTTCCCTTTTCCTGATCGCGGGGATTTTGACGCGAGGGACGCGGGGCGAAACCCGCGTTGCCCCCGTCGACTACAATGCAACCACGTAACACCTCGGTCGTCGTGACCACCTACAACCAACCGCTCCAACTGGAGATCGCCCTCGCCTCTCTCGGACGCCAGACGGTGTCCGGCTTCGAGGTCGTCATCGGGGACGACGGGTCCGATGAGCGGACACGGAGCCTCATCGGCCGCCTGCAGGCCTCGAGGCTCCCTTTCGGCTTGAAACACCATTGGCAACCGGACGAGGGTTTTCGCGCCGGCGAGGCC from the bacterium genome contains:
- a CDS encoding lysylphosphatidylglycerol synthase domain-containing protein, translating into MNKPWLKGSVSLAALAGLFWLLSRIGWDEVGLRLGQVGVAGFALLCLTGLAEAALDGAALRKAASGCLPFLAALFINQAGAAVNILVPGEAGEVFKASLLARHLPSREATSAVVVWNMAFRLSKSLVILLASCAAFAFLPADRYAAAWALGLAAFNLSLYFALNAVLKRRWIGRALSVLKRPYVARLIDHIRDAEGKAAAFSGRRPGDYASIAAFQACARVAGFATLWLALRFLGYGYAFPLCLLIYTLTELATYAVALLPTKIGTTEGSTYLIFEFLGLQGPLGAILQIVLRIKQLAIVSLFLIAGILTRGTRGETRVAPVDYNATT